The Euzebya rosea genomic sequence GCTGGTGGGCGGTCAGCCGCCGTCGCGCGGCCTCGGCCGCGACCAGCAGCGCCCGCGCGTCGGCGAGGAAGGTCTTGCCCGCGTCGGTCACCACGACCGAGCGGCTGGTGCGCTCCAGCAGGGCGACCCCGAGCTGGGACTCCAGTCGCTGGATGCGCCGGCTGACGGCGGACTGGGCCAGGTGGAGCCGTCCTGCTGCCCGACCGAAGTGCTCGGTGTCGGCCACCTCCACGAAGGTCCGCACCAACCCCAGATCGAGCTCCACGCCGGACATCGTACGCCCCCCGCGTCGCGGAGAAGTCGTCCCGATCGATGCGTCGGGGGCATCGATGATCGACGACCGGCATGGATGGCGCAGCATCCGACGACAAGACTGCCCGACATGCACCGAACCACACTGTCCACGATGTCCACCTCCGCCCTCGGCCTCGGCTGCATGGGCATGACCTTCGCCTACGGGACCGTCGACCGCGACCGCAGCCTCCGGACCCTCGACCGTGCCCTCGAGGAGGGCATCACCCTGTTCGACACCGCCGACATCTACGGTCCCCGCACCAACGAGGAGCTCCTGTCGGGGTGGCTCGCCGCGCACCGTGACGACGTGCAGCTGGCCACGAAGTTCGGGGCCTACTCACTCGAGATCGAGGGCCGCAGCCCCGACGGCCGTCCCGAGTACGTCGGGCGGGCCTGCGACGCCTCCCTGTCGCGGCTCCGCACCGACGTCATCGACCTCTACTACCTGCACCGCGTCGACCCGTCGGTGCCCATCGAGGAGACCGTCGGCGCGATGGCCGAGCTCGTCACGGCCGGCAAGGTCCGCCACCTCGGCCTGTCGGAGGCCTCGGCCGACACCATCCGACGTGCCCACGCGACCCACCCGATCACCGCGCTGCAGACCGAGTACTCCTTGTGGACCCGCGACATCGAGGCCGAGATCCTGCCGGCCATCCGCGAGCTCGGCATCGGACTCGTGGCCTACAGCCCGCTCGGTCGAGGCATGCTGACGGGCACCATCACCTCGCTGGAGGACCTCGCCGAGGACGACTGGCGCCGGTCCAACCCGCGGTTCCGGGGTGACAACCTGCAGCGCAACCTCGACCTCGTGGACGCCGTCACCGCCCTCGCGGAGACGAAGGGCACGACACCGGCGCAGCTGGCGCTCGCCTGGGTGCTGGCACAGGGTGAGGACATCGTGCCGATCCCCGGCACGACCCGGCCGGAGCGGGTCAGCGAGAACGTCGCCGCCCTCGAGGTGCCGTTGACCGGGGACGACCTCGCGGCCCTCGACCGGATCGCGCCCATGGGCGTGGCCGCGGGTGACCGCTATCCGGCAGGCGCCATGCGGATCCTCAACGGCTGAGCGCCTCGAGGATCGCCAGCCGGGCCCGTGCGGTCCGGCTGGCCCGGCCCAGCAGTCGTGACCGGATGGTGCCCGCTGCGCCCTCGGCGGTACGCGCGTCGGCCACGGTGACGGCCGGCGCGAAGTCCGCCCGCGTCGAGGGTCCCGCGAGGGCCGCCCCCGACGGATGCCCGTCGGCCAGCCGCACGAAGTACTCGGCGTCGGTCTCGCCGGTCCGACGGGCACGCCCGACGGCCGCACCGACGCGCTCGGCCCGCAGCCGGGCACGCTCGATGCGTTCCTCCGGTGGGCGCTGCGGGGCCATGCGGCCACGTGCGCCGATCAGGGCCACGACGCCCACGCCCGCGAGGGCGAGCAGGACCAGCAGCCACGGCACCCCACCGTCCTCGGCGCCGCCCGACCCCGACCCGACGCTCGCGGGGGCCTCGCTGCCGAGCGGTACCAGCGGATCCTCCGCCGTGCGCGGGTCCTCGGTCTGCCGGGACTGCGGCAGCTCGCCGGGGCCGACCGGGTCGGGCACACCCTCGCCCTCGGCCTGCGCCATCGCGACGGTCCGGGTCGGGACCACCGACTCGCCGTCGGGCACCAGGACGTTGCCGTCGGTGCGGGGCGTCGGCTCGAACGCCACCCAGCCCAGGTCGCCGAAGTCGACCTCGACCCAGGCGTGGGCGTTGGCGTTGGTGACCTCCCACAGTCCGTCGTCGCCCTGCGTGCCCGGGGTGTAGCCGACCGCCAGGCGGCTCGGGATGCCCATCGTGCGGAGCATCACGGCCATGGTCCCGGCGAACTGCTCGCAGTACCCCTGCTGGCCGTTGATGAAGCGCTCGATGAAGGTGCTGCCGTTGCCGAGCTGCGGCTGGGTGGAGTAGCTCCACGTCCGCAGGTGGTTCTGGATGGCCAGGGCACGGTCGAACATCGTGGTCGCGCCTGCCTCCGCGACGATCTGCTCGGCGAGGTCGTTGACCAGCTGCGGCACGTTGGCCGGCAGGGCGGTGTGGGGGCTGTTCGGATCGGGTTGCACCGCGCGGAGGACCTCCGCGTCGGGCTGCGGCAACGAGGCGGTGACGCGATAGCGGTCACCCCGGACCAGCGGGGTGTCACCGGGGACCGTGAGGGTCGCGAGGTCGGCGTCGTAGCGCATGTCGCTGGCCCGTGACCCCGCGACCTCCGTGGTCAGGTACGGGGTGGGGGCCAGGATCGCACCGGTCTCGATCCCCTCGATCAGGACCTCGACCTGCACCGTCTCGGTCGGGATGGCCGGCGGGTCGGCGACGGTCCCGCGCACGTTGCTGCCGCCGATGGTGCCGTCGATGCCCCATTCCTCGCGGTCGTTGAACGTGTCGAGGGCCGTGGTGCGCATGTAGACGGGCCGGTCGGCGTCCACGCGCAGGACCGGGCCGGTGTTGGTGGCGACCAGGCGGTCCCGGATGTTGACGATCGGGTTGGTCGTGATCGTCGTGCCGCTGCCGCCCCGCACGTTGTAGACGGGGCGCTCCTGGAACCCCGGGAGGGCACCGGCCAGCAGGACCCCGCACAGCGCGGCGGCCGTCAGCATCGCCCATCCCATCAGGGGGACCGGACCGGACCGGGCCGACGAGGTACCGGCGAAAACCGGTGTGCCCCAGGTGCCCGTTGCGTTGGCGTTGCCGAGCAGCAGGAGCAGGCCGGCCGCGCCCAGCATCGCCAGGGACGGGACGACGATCGACTCCCCGCCGGGGGCCACGGCCAGCGGCACGCACCACAGCACCAGGGTGGCGGTGATGGCCGCCAGCGGTGAGCGCAGCACGAACATCATGCCGTCGGCGAGGTAGGCGATGAGCCACACGCCGGTCACGGCGAGCAGCAGCAGCCCGGCCTCGGCGAAGGTGGGGGAGGGGCGCAGGCTGACGAGCTCCAGCCCGTAGACGAACAGGTCCCGCAGCGCGTCGAGGGTTCGCAGCGTCGGCAGCAGCCCCGCCGCCGCGGTGGCCGGCAGGAACGCGATCGTCACGAAGACGAGCAGGCCGATGATCGACATCGCCAGGTGGGTCACCGGACCGACACGCAGCCGGCGGGACCCCCAGCCGATGCCCAGCGCCAGCACGGCGCTGCCGATGACCGGTCGGACCCACTCGGTGCCGATGAAGACCCGGCGGAGCGGCAGCAGGGCGGCCAGCACCAGCAGGGACAACCCGAGGGTCAGCAGGTCGTCGGACACCGCGGGCCGTGACGACACCGGCCGGTGCTCGGCCGGACCCGAGGTCGGGAAGGGGTCGGGCAGGGACGGCGGCCGTGCGGTGGAGGCGGGTCGGCGCAGGGTGGGGGTGCTCATCCGGTGGCTCCGGCCCGGGCACCGTGGCGCGACCGTGGCGTCATCAGCTCGACCCAGCGTGGCGCCAGCGGGGTGCCCGGGGTGATCAGCGTGGCCTGCCAGCCGGCGGCCACGAGCAGCTGGACGGTCCGGATCGCCCGCGGGTCGTCGTCCCGCGGCCCGGTCACGAAGGCCAGGCGCTGCCCGAACCCGCGGACGCCGAACAGCGCACGCATGTCGGGATGGTGGCTGGGGTCCTCGCGGCCGTCGGGCACGCCCACCACGGACACGAACAGGCCCTCGCCCCCGCGGGTGGCGGCCACCGACGGCCCCATCCCGGTGTTGTCGGACGGGTCGAGCAGCGCAAGGCGGTCCAGGCTCTGTGCCCAGGGCTGGGGGCCGCCACGACCGGTGTCGGTGTCGGTGACGAGCCGGATGGCGTAGCCGCGGTCGGCCAGGTGGTAGACGAGCGATGCGGCGATGGACACGGCGTGCTCGAGGGTCCCGTCGGGGCCGCCGGTGTGGCTGGCGCGTCGGGTGTCGAGGTGCAGCGTCGCGTGGGCCTGCCACGGCTGCTCCATCTGGCGGACCATCATCGTCTGCCGGTGGGCGGTGGAGGGCCAGTGGACCATCCGCAGGTCGTCGCCGCGGACGTACTCGCGCATCGTGTAGAACTCGTCGCCCGTCGCGAAGACCCGTCGGCTGTCGCTGGACCCCGAGCCCATGTGGGTGCCGGAGACCTGCTGGTCGGGCAACCGTTCGATCCGGGGGTAGACCAGCACGTCCTGCACCGCGGTGTAGCGGCGGATCCGCTCGGCGACCCCGAACGGGTCGCGGATCCGGATGGTGACCGGACCCAGCTCGTGGCGACCACGCGCGTCGGCCTGCGCCCGGTACGGCGCGGTCGCGACCCGCCCGGGTCCAAGCCCGCCGATCACGAAGCGGGCCTCCCCGGGCAGCGGCTGGTCGGCGGCCCACAGCGATTCGGGCAGGTGCTCGCTGACCAGCAACGTCGGGGTCGGCACGCGACCGTCGTTGCGCAGCTCGATGGTGGCGTGCACCTCGCCGCCCGCGACGACGCGGTCGGTCTCGACCAGCCGTCGTGCGGCGACCGACGACGTGGTCTGCCGCACGTACAGCACGCCGAGGCCGAGGACGGCCCCGCTGGCCACGGCGACGGCGTAGAGCTCCGCGATGCCCAGCATGCGGCCGACCAACCACGACAGGACTGCCGCGAGGCCCACCGACACCCCTCGGCCCGTCAGCATCGGGTGGTCCCGGGGCAGCAGGGCACGGACACGGTCATCGGCGGGGGATGGGCACCTGGCCGAGCACGTCGGCGATGACGGACTCGGGGGTGACCTCGGCCATGCGGGCGTCGGGGGTGAGGATCAGCCGGTGGGACAGCACGTGCGGGGCCAGCGCCTTGACGTCGTCGGGGACGACGTAGTCGCGGCCGAGGCAGGCGGCTGCGGCCCGGCCCGCCCGCAGCAGCGCCAGACCCGCACGGGGGGAGCAGCCGAGCTCGACCGCCGGATGCTCGCGGGTTGCCCGCACGATGCCGACCACGTACTCCTTCAGGGCGTCGGCAGCGTGCAGGTGCTTGACGACGTCGATGAGGCCGGCGATCTCCTGGGCGGTGGCGACGGGCTGCAGCGCCGCTGCGGCGTCCCCGGCCCCGTGGGTGTTGAGGACCTGCAGCTCCGCGTCGGAGGAGGGGTACCCGATCGTCACCCGCATCATGAAGCGGTCGCGCTGGGCCTCGGGCAGGGCGTAGGTACCGTCCAGCTCGATGGGGTTCTGGGTGGCGACCACCATGAACGGCACCGCGAGCGCATGGGTGGTGCCGTCGACGGTGACGGTGTGCTCCTCCATCGCCTCCAGCAGCGCCGACTGCGTCTTGGGGCCGGCGCGGTTGATCTCGTCACCGAGGACGATGTTGGCGAACACCGCGCCGGGCTTGAACTCCCAGTCGTGGGTCTCGGCGTTGTAGACCGTCGTCCCGGTGATGTCGCTGGGCAGCAGGTCGGGGGTGAACTGGACGCGTCGCACCGAGCAGGCGATCGAGCGGGCGATCGACTTGGCCAGCATCGTCTTGCCGACACCGGGCACGTCCTCGACCAGCAGGTGTCCCTCGGCGAGCAGGGCGATCAGCGCCAGGCGGATCACCTGTGGCTTGCCCTGCACCACCCCGCTGACGTGCTGTTCGATCCGGTTGTAGGTGGCGGCGACGGTTTCGACCGCCGGTGCCGCTGGTCCTGCTGACACGTCGCGTGCTCTCCTCACCCTGTCGATGTGTTCGGCGCCCTGTGGATGCGCCCGGTCCCCTGCGCAGGATCGGCCTCGACATGCGCCCTCCCAACCCTGCCACGGTCCCGCGCGTCAAGCGATGCCGAAGTTCTTGGCCGTGACGTGCAGGAACATGGTCAACTCGTCGCGAAGCACCAACTCCATCTGCGCGGACCCGGTCCGGTGAGAGTCGTACGACAACGGTCGTACGTTGGACTAGACTCAGCCGCGCTCGTGGTCCGAACGGATCACACCCCGGCCAGGCCGCTCGACAGCGACATCCGGATCGACCGGCTGGCCACACCCCCATTCCAACCCAAGGGAGGAACACCCATGCGCGCATCGTGGTTGCGTATGCTGGCGATCATCGCCGTACTGGCGCTCGCGGCAGCGGCCTGTGGCGGCAGCGAATCGTCCACCGAGGACACCGCTGACGACACCGTGTCCGACACCGAGGAAACCGACGCCGAGGAGCCCGCCGACGACGCGGACGCCGAGGACACCGAGGAGGAGCCCGCCGACGAGGTGGAGGAGACCGAGGACGACGCGGCCGAAGGCGAGCCCACGGGTGACAACACCCTGGTGTTCGGTACCACCGAGCAGCCCTCGACCATCGACCCGGCCGACGTCTACGAGAAGCTGGCCTCCGACATCCTGTTCAACACCACCAACCGCCTGGTGGAGTTCTCCGCGGAGACCAACGAGATCGGGCCAGGCCTCGCCGAGTCCTACGACATCTCCGAGGACGGGCTGACCTACACGTTCAACCTGCGTCAGGGTGTCGTCTTCCAGGACGGCAGCGAGATGACGTCCGAGGACGTCGTCTGGTCGCTGAACCGGTCGCTGAACATCGCGCACCCCGACGGTGCGTCGTTCCTGATCGGCTCCATCACCTCCATCGAGGCCCCCGACGACTACACCGTCGTCATCACCATCTCCGAGCCGAACTCCACGTTCCTGGCCCGCCTGAACTACACCGTGGCCACGGTGCTGCCGTCGGACTCCGACGTCTACACCGCGCCGGACGCCAAGCTGGAGGCCCCCTCCGACGACGACGCCGGTGCCGAGACCCTGCTGGAGGAGGCCGAGTCCTACATCGTCTCCGACCAGATCGTGGGTACCGGTCCCTACCAGATGACCGACTACCAGCCCGGCGTCTCCATGACGCTGGAGCGCTTCGAGGACTACTGGGGCGAGGCCCCCGCCATCGACACGGTCCGCATCGTGTTCTACGAGTCCACCACCCAGATGCGCAACGCCCTGGCTGCCGGTGAGATCGACATGGCCGTCAACGACCTCGACCCGACCGAGACGTCCTCCCTCGAGGGCGAAGAGGGCATCGAGATCCTGACCGACGCCGGTGGTCGTACCTCCTACATGGTGGTCGACGTCACCCAGCCGCCGTTCGACGACCCGGCCGTCCGCCGCGCCGTCGCCGCCACCATCGACCGCCAGCGCATCGTCGACGAGGCCTTCGAGGGCCAGGCGTCCCCGCTGTTCTCGATGATCCCCGAGAACTTCGACGTCTCCGCTGACCACATCTCCGACATCGAGGTCGAGCTCACCACCGACAGCCCGATCGAGTTCGAGCTGTGGTACCCGGCCGACCGGTACACCAACCAGGCCGAGGTGGCCGAGATCATCAGCCGCTCGCTCAACGAGTCCGGCCTGTTCAACGTGACCACCAACACCTCCGAGTGGGCCACGGAGTACTCCACCCACCTCAACGACGGTGCCTACCCGATCTACCTGCTCGGCTGGTACCCCGACTACCTGGACCCCGACGACTACATCGAGCCCTTCTACCACTCCGAGAAGACCTTCATCGGCTTCTACGGTTCCGAGGAGATGGACTCGCTGATCACCGCGGAGCAGGAGGCCGAGCCGGGTACCCCGGAGCGTGCCGAGATCTTCGACGAGATCCAGCAGCTGGCGGCGACCGACATGCCGTTCATCCCGCTGTACTCCGAGGGCCAGGAGGCCTACTTCAACGAGCGCGTGCAGGGCGTCGAGGACACCCTCGGTGCCGCGCAGCAGACCTGGTTCTACGTGCTCTCCCTGAGCTAGTAGCCAGCCAGGTGACCTGAACGCCCGCAGCCGGGCTCCTCGGAGCCCGGCTGCCGGTGTTTTGTGTCCCGTACGATGATCCGCCCGCCGGCCGGTTCGGCCCAGGACCGGCCAACTCCCCCCACGAGGACATGCCCA encodes the following:
- a CDS encoding aldo/keto reductase; the encoded protein is MSTSALGLGCMGMTFAYGTVDRDRSLRTLDRALEEGITLFDTADIYGPRTNEELLSGWLAAHRDDVQLATKFGAYSLEIEGRSPDGRPEYVGRACDASLSRLRTDVIDLYYLHRVDPSVPIEETVGAMAELVTAGKVRHLGLSEASADTIRRAHATHPITALQTEYSLWTRDIEAEILPAIRELGIGLVAYSPLGRGMLTGTITSLEDLAEDDWRRSNPRFRGDNLQRNLDLVDAVTALAETKGTTPAQLALAWVLAQGEDIVPIPGTTRPERVSENVAALEVPLTGDDLAALDRIAPMGVAAGDRYPAGAMRILNG
- a CDS encoding transglutaminaseTgpA domain-containing protein, encoding MSTPTLRRPASTARPPSLPDPFPTSGPAEHRPVSSRPAVSDDLLTLGLSLLVLAALLPLRRVFIGTEWVRPVIGSAVLALGIGWGSRRLRVGPVTHLAMSIIGLLVFVTIAFLPATAAAGLLPTLRTLDALRDLFVYGLELVSLRPSPTFAEAGLLLLAVTGVWLIAYLADGMMFVLRSPLAAITATLVLWCVPLAVAPGGESIVVPSLAMLGAAGLLLLLGNANATGTWGTPVFAGTSSARSGPVPLMGWAMLTAAALCGVLLAGALPGFQERPVYNVRGGSGTTITTNPIVNIRDRLVATNTGPVLRVDADRPVYMRTTALDTFNDREEWGIDGTIGGSNVRGTVADPPAIPTETVQVEVLIEGIETGAILAPTPYLTTEVAGSRASDMRYDADLATLTVPGDTPLVRGDRYRVTASLPQPDAEVLRAVQPDPNSPHTALPANVPQLVNDLAEQIVAEAGATTMFDRALAIQNHLRTWSYSTQPQLGNGSTFIERFINGQQGYCEQFAGTMAVMLRTMGIPSRLAVGYTPGTQGDDGLWEVTNANAHAWVEVDFGDLGWVAFEPTPRTDGNVLVPDGESVVPTRTVAMAQAEGEGVPDPVGPGELPQSRQTEDPRTAEDPLVPLGSEAPASVGSGSGGAEDGGVPWLLVLLALAGVGVVALIGARGRMAPQRPPEERIERARLRAERVGAAVGRARRTGETDAEYFVRLADGHPSGAALAGPSTRADFAPAVTVADARTAEGAAGTIRSRLLGRASRTARARLAILEALSR
- a CDS encoding DUF58 domain-containing protein; this translates as MLTGRGVSVGLAAVLSWLVGRMLGIAELYAVAVASGAVLGLGVLYVRQTTSSVAARRLVETDRVVAGGEVHATIELRNDGRVPTPTLLVSEHLPESLWAADQPLPGEARFVIGGLGPGRVATAPYRAQADARGRHELGPVTIRIRDPFGVAERIRRYTAVQDVLVYPRIERLPDQQVSGTHMGSGSSDSRRVFATGDEFYTMREYVRGDDLRMVHWPSTAHRQTMMVRQMEQPWQAHATLHLDTRRASHTGGPDGTLEHAVSIAASLVYHLADRGYAIRLVTDTDTGRGGPQPWAQSLDRLALLDPSDNTGMGPSVAATRGGEGLFVSVVGVPDGREDPSHHPDMRALFGVRGFGQRLAFVTGPRDDDPRAIRTVQLLVAAGWQATLITPGTPLAPRWVELMTPRSRHGARAGATG
- a CDS encoding AAA family ATPase; protein product: MSAGPAAPAVETVAATYNRIEQHVSGVVQGKPQVIRLALIALLAEGHLLVEDVPGVGKTMLAKSIARSIACSVRRVQFTPDLLPSDITGTTVYNAETHDWEFKPGAVFANIVLGDEINRAGPKTQSALLEAMEEHTVTVDGTTHALAVPFMVVATQNPIELDGTYALPEAQRDRFMMRVTIGYPSSDAELQVLNTHGAGDAAAALQPVATAQEIAGLIDVVKHLHAADALKEYVVGIVRATREHPAVELGCSPRAGLALLRAGRAAAACLGRDYVVPDDVKALAPHVLSHRLILTPDARMAEVTPESVIADVLGQVPIPRR
- a CDS encoding ABC transporter substrate-binding protein, with the translated sequence MLAIIAVLALAAAACGGSESSTEDTADDTVSDTEETDAEEPADDADAEDTEEEPADEVEETEDDAAEGEPTGDNTLVFGTTEQPSTIDPADVYEKLASDILFNTTNRLVEFSAETNEIGPGLAESYDISEDGLTYTFNLRQGVVFQDGSEMTSEDVVWSLNRSLNIAHPDGASFLIGSITSIEAPDDYTVVITISEPNSTFLARLNYTVATVLPSDSDVYTAPDAKLEAPSDDDAGAETLLEEAESYIVSDQIVGTGPYQMTDYQPGVSMTLERFEDYWGEAPAIDTVRIVFYESTTQMRNALAAGEIDMAVNDLDPTETSSLEGEEGIEILTDAGGRTSYMVVDVTQPPFDDPAVRRAVAATIDRQRIVDEAFEGQASPLFSMIPENFDVSADHISDIEVELTTDSPIEFELWYPADRYTNQAEVAEIISRSLNESGLFNVTTNTSEWATEYSTHLNDGAYPIYLLGWYPDYLDPDDYIEPFYHSEKTFIGFYGSEEMDSLITAEQEAEPGTPERAEIFDEIQQLAATDMPFIPLYSEGQEAYFNERVQGVEDTLGAAQQTWFYVLSLS